The sequence below is a genomic window from Dyadobacter chenwenxiniae.
ACTTCATCACTAATGGCCAGATTAACCGCCTGCTCGGGACTTCCCACCGTTTTCAAGCCTTCAATCCACTTTTTGAATGCCGGAATTTCGTTTGCGCTGGCAAGTTGGGATGCTTCCGAGAGCAACTCGGCGCCGATAAGAATTTCCACGGAAATGTCCTGATTGGCATCGAATTTTTTTACCAAACCCTTCTTCCAGGTTGTGAAATGGTCAATCCACCCTGTAAAGCGATATTCGTAAAACCCCGTTTTTTGAGGTTTCCAGATTGCCTGCCATTGATCATTGATAATGTATTGCATGGGAATCTCTTCCCAATCCATTTCTGACTCGTGTTTGTAGATAACGCTTGCCGCTACCACGTCGTGGCCGTCCCCGATAATGTCCGCAGTTAAGGTTAACTGCTCACCGATTGCTCGTCTCGCGGGAAATCTGCCGCCTTCAATATGGGGAGTAACGTTGGAAATCACGACTCGCTTTCTGCCGTCCTGAATATGCATTGATCCGATTTTTTGGTTTCCATTCATGAATGGCTACTGTAGCAATCAAAACCATGCCTGCAGAAAGTGTTTATGACCTTATCATTGAGGAGAATACGCTCCCGAATTCTTGGTAATTTATATTTAACGGTTTGTTTTAAAGTATGTAATCGCGTAAATTTCAACGACTTCACAAAACCTTTACCCACCACATTTGCGAATGAGATCCGGTCCTGAGAAATCTGGGCTGTAATCTTATTATGTACTAGAACTGATATTGCGTTTTACATTGTAGTTGGTGTTTTGAGATTATTCTGGACAAACATTTTCTCAATCGGATCCATGGAGTTTATTCTGATAGACGATAGCGTTTTTGACTTGTTTACACAAGAAAAATTGCTTCTCAGGAGCGGGCTTGCCAAATCTGTCAAGACATTCGGTTCTGCCCAGCTGGCTATGGATTACTTGCACGCACAATCAGACGAGTTTCCGGAAACCGTTATCCTGCTCGACATTCAGATGCCGGGCATAAACGGGTTTGAATTCACTGGTCACTACGCTGCGTTGCCGGAGACTTTGAGAAAAAGGATCAAACTTTTTATGATATCTTCCACCGTGGACACAGATGATATCGAAGAGGTTCGCCTGAACCCGTATGTGATCGAACTGCTGTCGAAGCCATTGGAGATTCCGGTTTTGCGGGCGCTTCTGGGGCAGTAGATCCGCCTTTGATTGTCTTAAATTTTCAAGTGGCACAATATTTAGTATGCTTGCAGGCATAACATTCAGCCATTATGAACAATCCAATAGCTACCTATCGTATACAATTCCATAAAGATTTTTCCTTTTCTGACCTTGAAAAACGGGTTTCATATTTACAGAAACTCGGTGTCAGCACGCTCTATGCATCGCCGATTTTTGCTGCTTCAAAAGGCAGCACACACGGTTACGACGGCATTAGCCCGGAGGTGATCAATCCGGAAATAGGAACAGTCGAGCAGCTCAGAAAGCTTAGCGAAACGTTGAAACAACTTGAAATAAGCTGGTTACAAGACATTGTGCCTAACCACATGGCCTTTCATTCCGAAAATGAATGGTTAATGGACGTGCTGGAAAAGGGCCAGCAGTCGGAGTATGCCTCATTTTTCGACATCGCCTGGAACAGTAAGCTTTTTCAGGGCAAACTCATGGTTCCGTTCCTGGGTGCACCGCTGGAAGAGGTTATTGATAACCAGCAGGTAAAAGTTGAGTATGCCGGCAATCGATTAGTTCTTAATTATGAAGGGGCGACTTTTCCCTTGAACATCCGCTCGTACATGAACATGCTCGGGACGGACCAGGAGAATGCGCCCGAAACGATCCATCAGCTAGTAAAACAGCTCAATGAGATCCACGAAGCCGAGGATCCGAAGATCTTCTCGCAGCGATGGAGCGAGTTTTTGCTGCAGCTTTCGTCGCTAATGAAAAATGAAAAGATCAAAAGTTGGATCGATCAGGAAATACAGGCGGTCAATGCAGATAAGTCAAAGATAACCGAGCTTGTTAAAGGGCAGGAATACATCCTTTGCTTCTGGCAGGATACAGATTCCAAGATCAATTTCAGAAGGTTTTTTACAGTGAATGGTCTCATATGCCTTAACATGCATTATGATACTGTTTTTGATAAATATCATGAATTCATCAGCCAGCTTGTGGACGAAGGCATTTTTCAGGGGCTTCGAGTCGACCATATCGACGGGCTTTACGATCCTGCCGGCTACCTGGAAAAGCTGCGCGAGCTGGCCGGCCCTGAAACATATCTTATTGTTGAAAAGATTTTAGAAAAAAGCGAATCGCTTCCTGTGCAGTGGCCTATTGAAGGTACGTCGGGTTATGAATTTCTGGCGGATGTAAATAATGTGTTCACCAATTCCGACGCTGAGGAAGCTTTCTCGAAATTTTATCAGGATATAACAGACAGCGGCGACCCGATCCGTGAACAATTACTGGAGAAAAAGTCGGGAATTCTTAATAACCACATGGGCGGCGAGCTGGATAACCTTTATCAGCTGTTCACAGATTTGGAACTTGTAGCGCTGGAAAAACTGGAAGATGTCGGTAGAGACAATGTGAAAAAAGCGATCGGTGAATTCTTGATCCATTGCCCGGTTTACAGATATTATGGTAACCAAATGCCTCTCTCCGAAACGGAAAACCAGGAGGTTAAAGCTGTGTTTGAAGATGTTAAGGCGCACCATGCCGGACTGGACAGTGCTATTCAGATCCTGGAAGAGGCGATTCTCGAAAAGGCGGTTGAAGGTGATGAGGCCTACAATACGAAAGTATTGGAATTTTACCAGCGCCTGATGCAGTTTTCCGGACCTTTGATGGCCAAGGGTGGAGAGGATACACTAATGTACACGTATAATCGCTTCATCGGACACAATGATGTGGGCGACTTTCCTGACCGGTTCGGTATGCCGGTTAAAGAATTCCATCACAAGATGCGGCTACGCCAGAAAGATTGGCCGCTTGCATTGAACTCAACTTCTACGCATGATACGAAAAGAGGCGAAGACGTGCGGGCCAGGCTGAATGTGCTTACAGACTTGCATGAAGATTGGATTGCCAAAGTAAATGAATGGCGCACTATGAATACGCCGATCAGAAAGCCCGATGGCCCCACAGATAATGATGAATATCTGATCTATCAGACATTGGCAGGAGCTTACCCGATGCCTGGTGAAGATGCAACTGACTTTGCCGAACGTTTGGGCGATTATTTGAAAAAAGCGCTTCGCGAAGCCAAAACGGATACAACATGGGCTGAGCCGAACGAAGTTTATGAAAAAAGCACCGAAGAGTTTGCCCTGAGCCTGCTGGATACTGAGTCACCTTTTTTTGCAAGTTTTCAGGAATATTTGAAAACCATTTCGGATGCGGGAATAGTCAACTCACTTTCCCAGGTGCTTCTGAAATTTACATGCCCGGGTATTCCCGACGTTTACCAGGGAACGGAACTCTGGGACCTTAGCCTTGTTGATCCCGATAACCGCAGACCATTCGACTATGAAATACGCGAGCAGTGGCTGCGCGAATTTGAAGATTACAACACGGAAAGATTGGGCGAAAAGCTGTGGGAGACAAGGAATTCGGGGCAGATCAAACTCTGGCTTACGCATCAGCTTTATCAGTTGAGGAAATCGAATCCGGTGCTGGTTTCGAAAGGCGATTATGTACCGCTTAAAATTCGTGGTGCTTACAAAGAGCACATTTTGGCATTTGCCCGGAAATTTAAAAAGGATTATCTGGTGGTGGCCGTCCCATTGCATAGCGCAGTGCTTTGCAAAGAACAGGGAACGACCTTTTTTGATCTGGACTGGAAAGATACGTCCATAGTGCTGCCCGACAACATGGAGCCCAACTGGGCTGATGCGCTTACCGGAGAAGAAGCTGAGTATGAAGGTAAACTTACACCTGCTGATATATTCAGAAATCTTCCTGTTGCCGTTTTAAAAGGGAAAAAGCCTGATAACGAGCGCAAAGCAGGCGTGTTGCTGCACATTACTTCCTTAGCGTCGCCATTTGGAATAGGTGATATGGGTCCGGAGGCTTTTGCTTTTGCCGATTTCCTTGCAAATAGCAGTCAGAAGTTGTGGCAAATATTGCCCCTGAACCCGATAGAGGCCGCCCAATCCAATTCGCCATATAGTGCATTGTCGAGCCGGGCAGGAAATCCGCTGCTGATCAGCCCCGAAATATTGGTCCAGGAAGGACTCCTTGAAGCAGAAAAACTGGCCGGTTACGAGCTTCCGCAAACGGGAAAAACAGACTACGATCAAGCTGGAAAACTGAAAGATGAAATATTAAGGGAAGCATTTGACAAATTCCTCTCCATCAATGATGCGGAGGCCAATGATGCTTTCGAAGCATTCTGTGAAAAAAATCAGGAGTGGCTGGATGACTTTGCGTTATATATGGCTCTGAAAAAACAACACGAGGGAAAACCCTGGTACACCTGGGCAGAGCAATACAGAAAGCGGGACGAGAGCGCTCTGGCTGCGCTTGATTCGGAAAAGTTACAATTTATCAAATGGGAGCAATACATATTTGATAAGCAATGGAAAGCATTGAAATCATATTGCAATGATATGGACATTAAGCTTTTGGGTGACATTCCGTTTTATGTGAGCTATGATTCTGCGGACGTCTGGGCTAATCCGGAGTATTTCTGTGTGGATGAAGAAGGTAAGATTACAGGCATAGCAGGCGTGCCGCCGGATGCGTTTTCCGATGATGGTCAGCTTTGGGGTATGCCTGTTTTCAATTGGGGCGCACTCAAAAAGCAGGATTATCAATGGTGGGTGCAGCGATTGGCCAAGAATGTTGAGCTTTTCGATATTGTGAGACTGGACCACTTCCGGGCATTTACAGATTATTGGGAAGTTCCGGGCGGAGAGAAAACGGCGATAAATGGCGAATGGAAACTAGGTCCTGACGCAGAATTTTTTACTAAAATTGCAACGGAACTGGGAGGACTTCCGTTTGTGGCCGAGGATTTGGGGGAAATGAGCCCCGGTGTTTATAAACTAAGGGATAAATTTGCATTGCCGGGAATGAAAGTGCTGCAATTTGCATTCAGTGAAAATATGCCGCAATCAGACCATATCCCGCACAATTTCAATGCCAATTTCTATGCCTATACAGGCACCCATGATAACAACACAACCCTGGGCTGGTTCAGAGCGTCAAAAGATGATGACACGAAGGGGCTGATCGAGAAATATGTTGGTTATGAAGTGAATGAGGAGAACATTTGCGATGTAATGGCGCGACTCACGTTTTCGTCCGTCGCCAAAGTCGCCATGCTTCCTATGCAGGATGTGCTTAAATTAGACGAGACAACGATCATGAATATTCCCGGTTCCAACGAGAATAACTGGTCGTGGCGGTTGAAACCCGGGCAGGTTACGCAGGAAGCGCAACAATTTTTATTGAACCTGACAACCCTGTACAACCGCGACTAGGCAGTGCAAGAATATGGTTGTGAATGTTTCGATGTGTTTATATTTGTGAAAATATAGCAACCGAATGTCCTATGTTTGTAAAGAAGGCTTCTTTATTGTGCCTGGTCGGCGCTTTCCTGATCCAATTTTCCGCTTGTGAGCATACAGCCGACAGTCCTGCCGACGCGGCTGCTGTGCTCACGGAAGTGAAACAGTGGAAAATCGATGAAATTGCAGTCAATGATGCAGTGACTTTCAAGGACGGGAAGATGACCCGGCAGTTTGGCGGAATTGATTTTGAGCGTTATATGGAAACGGTCGAGCTTCGGAAAGACGGCACTTTTTCGGGTGTTTTTAAGGGGGACAACAAGCCATTCAATCTGAAATGGAAGCAAACTGATAAAAACCTGACGGTTGGCGCGGCCGATGCAGCCGCCAAAGGAGGCGAATGGAC
It includes:
- a CDS encoding response regulator translates to MEFILIDDSVFDLFTQEKLLLRSGLAKSVKTFGSAQLAMDYLHAQSDEFPETVILLDIQMPGINGFEFTGHYAALPETLRKRIKLFMISSTVDTDDIEEVRLNPYVIELLSKPLEIPVLRALLGQ
- the treY gene encoding malto-oligosyltrehalose synthase, with the protein product MNNPIATYRIQFHKDFSFSDLEKRVSYLQKLGVSTLYASPIFAASKGSTHGYDGISPEVINPEIGTVEQLRKLSETLKQLEISWLQDIVPNHMAFHSENEWLMDVLEKGQQSEYASFFDIAWNSKLFQGKLMVPFLGAPLEEVIDNQQVKVEYAGNRLVLNYEGATFPLNIRSYMNMLGTDQENAPETIHQLVKQLNEIHEAEDPKIFSQRWSEFLLQLSSLMKNEKIKSWIDQEIQAVNADKSKITELVKGQEYILCFWQDTDSKINFRRFFTVNGLICLNMHYDTVFDKYHEFISQLVDEGIFQGLRVDHIDGLYDPAGYLEKLRELAGPETYLIVEKILEKSESLPVQWPIEGTSGYEFLADVNNVFTNSDAEEAFSKFYQDITDSGDPIREQLLEKKSGILNNHMGGELDNLYQLFTDLELVALEKLEDVGRDNVKKAIGEFLIHCPVYRYYGNQMPLSETENQEVKAVFEDVKAHHAGLDSAIQILEEAILEKAVEGDEAYNTKVLEFYQRLMQFSGPLMAKGGEDTLMYTYNRFIGHNDVGDFPDRFGMPVKEFHHKMRLRQKDWPLALNSTSTHDTKRGEDVRARLNVLTDLHEDWIAKVNEWRTMNTPIRKPDGPTDNDEYLIYQTLAGAYPMPGEDATDFAERLGDYLKKALREAKTDTTWAEPNEVYEKSTEEFALSLLDTESPFFASFQEYLKTISDAGIVNSLSQVLLKFTCPGIPDVYQGTELWDLSLVDPDNRRPFDYEIREQWLREFEDYNTERLGEKLWETRNSGQIKLWLTHQLYQLRKSNPVLVSKGDYVPLKIRGAYKEHILAFARKFKKDYLVVAVPLHSAVLCKEQGTTFFDLDWKDTSIVLPDNMEPNWADALTGEEAEYEGKLTPADIFRNLPVAVLKGKKPDNERKAGVLLHITSLASPFGIGDMGPEAFAFADFLANSSQKLWQILPLNPIEAAQSNSPYSALSSRAGNPLLISPEILVQEGLLEAEKLAGYELPQTGKTDYDQAGKLKDEILREAFDKFLSINDAEANDAFEAFCEKNQEWLDDFALYMALKKQHEGKPWYTWAEQYRKRDESALAALDSEKLQFIKWEQYIFDKQWKALKSYCNDMDIKLLGDIPFYVSYDSADVWANPEYFCVDEEGKITGIAGVPPDAFSDDGQLWGMPVFNWGALKKQDYQWWVQRLAKNVELFDIVRLDHFRAFTDYWEVPGGEKTAINGEWKLGPDAEFFTKIATELGGLPFVAEDLGEMSPGVYKLRDKFALPGMKVLQFAFSENMPQSDHIPHNFNANFYAYTGTHDNNTTLGWFRASKDDDTKGLIEKYVGYEVNEENICDVMARLTFSSVAKVAMLPMQDVLKLDETTIMNIPGSNENNWSWRLKPGQVTQEAQQFLLNLTTLYNRD